In one window of Thalassotalea agarivorans DNA:
- a CDS encoding DUF4153 domain-containing protein encodes MDKQIPKPLIAIVAVIQAICLTFLYLSVEHKYWPATQPIWLYSLGALCFSFPILTYLGVTSNNQKRFLSYALGFATLLALCGAYVGFQSEPQEYVRNGGLVAIFCFTGLIASFKALMYFQQLANREPITYPNLFLSSWRNFLIFGECWLFTLIFLGILHLGAALFAVLDILFFEELLEEAWFVIPVLNLAFAFAAVLFRSISNTVDTIRTILKTLLKFLLPALAIVSLGFMFTLPFTGLDKLWDTGSGTLLVMWLLALLLFFVNAVYQADLDEKPYHSVVHKIILLSVALAPVYSLIALYGLYLRIEQYGFTVSRLWGLVVWFVLTAFAFGYCISIIKKRDQWLTWLSKVNIGMSVVVLAITILVNTPLLNFQQISVSSQLNRLSSGKISLDDFNAHYLLWDLGRAGYLALEQLKQEYADNEAFVREIERLIASRNNRDAPVDESEQLTQAKFTESALFYPDQSLFGESLITAVYEQAKKNEWNFIDSKNYYFFAVDLNQDDSPEYIVVQESNNWTSGYLWRYHEDKWQQDHVNIYNPDGDNFLKTAIEEQNIAVKKPKWSSLQVGSILISIDEKRND; translated from the coding sequence ATGGATAAACAAATACCTAAACCCCTTATCGCTATTGTCGCGGTAATACAAGCCATTTGCCTTACCTTTTTATACCTAAGTGTTGAACACAAATATTGGCCAGCGACACAACCGATTTGGCTCTATAGCCTAGGAGCATTATGTTTTAGCTTTCCGATATTGACCTATTTAGGTGTTACATCAAATAACCAAAAACGTTTTCTATCCTATGCTTTGGGTTTTGCTACCCTACTTGCACTTTGCGGTGCTTATGTCGGTTTTCAATCTGAACCGCAAGAATATGTGCGCAATGGTGGCTTAGTCGCTATCTTCTGTTTTACTGGTCTTATCGCAAGCTTTAAAGCCTTGATGTATTTTCAGCAGTTAGCCAATCGTGAACCCATTACTTACCCTAATTTGTTTTTGTCTTCGTGGCGTAACTTTTTAATTTTTGGTGAATGCTGGCTCTTTACTCTCATTTTCTTAGGGATACTACATTTAGGTGCCGCGCTTTTTGCAGTGCTCGATATTCTCTTTTTTGAAGAACTGTTAGAAGAAGCTTGGTTTGTTATTCCCGTGCTCAATTTGGCGTTTGCTTTCGCGGCGGTTTTGTTTCGCTCAATAAGTAATACCGTCGATACCATCAGAACAATCTTAAAAACCTTGTTGAAGTTCTTATTGCCAGCGCTCGCTATTGTGTCGCTAGGTTTTATGTTTACTTTGCCATTTACAGGTCTAGACAAACTGTGGGATACAGGTAGTGGCACGTTGCTGGTTATGTGGTTGCTGGCGTTACTTCTATTTTTTGTTAATGCCGTTTACCAAGCCGATTTGGATGAAAAGCCTTACCATAGTGTTGTGCACAAAATCATATTGCTTAGTGTTGCATTAGCGCCTGTGTATAGCTTGATTGCTTTGTATGGTTTGTACTTGAGAATCGAACAGTATGGCTTTACGGTGTCTCGCTTGTGGGGTTTAGTCGTATGGTTTGTATTGACCGCCTTTGCATTTGGCTATTGTATTAGCATCATCAAAAAACGTGACCAATGGTTAACTTGGTTAAGTAAAGTCAATATCGGTATGTCAGTTGTTGTATTGGCAATTACTATTTTAGTAAACACGCCTTTGCTCAATTTTCAGCAAATCTCGGTGTCTAGTCAGTTAAATAGGCTTTCATCAGGTAAAATATCATTGGATGACTTCAACGCCCATTACTTGCTGTGGGACTTGGGCAGAGCTGGCTATTTGGCACTAGAGCAACTTAAACAAGAATATGCTGATAATGAAGCTTTTGTGCGCGAAATTGAGCGATTAATTGCAAGCCGCAACAATCGTGATGCTCCAGTAGATGAAAGTGAACAACTGACACAGGCCAAATTTACTGAAAGTGCTTTGTTTTATCCGGACCAATCACTGTTTGGAGAAAGCTTAATAACAGCTGTTTATGAGCAAGCCAAGAAAAATGAATGGAATTTCATTGATAGTAAAAATTACTACTTCTTTGCTGTTGATTTAAACCAAGATGATTCACCAGAATACATTGTGGTTCAAGAGAGCAATAATTGGACATCGGGCTATCTATGGCGATATCACGAAGATAAGTGGCAGCAAGATCACGTTAACATCTATAACCCTGATGGTGATAACTTTCTTAAAACAGCTATAGAGGAGCAAAATATTGCAGTTAAGAAGCCGAAATGGTCTTCACTGCAAGTGGGCTCTATATTGATTTCTATTGATGAGAAACGTAACGATTAA